Proteins co-encoded in one Juglans regia cultivar Chandler chromosome 16, Walnut 2.0, whole genome shotgun sequence genomic window:
- the LOC108989559 gene encoding GDSL esterase/lipase At3g48460-like, whose amino-acid sequence MADSKYFLRQIASFILLFSICSPSFAHNKSTTTTTTTTTPTPPSGCSCPCPCSSGSSPPSGSFPPLGSPPPSGSFPPSGSPPLPSDSSPPSGSLPPSGSPPSPGSLPPSGSPPLPSDSSPPSGSLPPPSSPPPPGSPPPSGSPPLPSDSSPPSGSLPPSGSPPPSGYPPFPSGSPPLPSGNSPPSSSQFDFKNCFSRIFAFGDSYTDTGNAQLMGGFQPFISQLFSQFSSGQLPGYRLCNGRLVIDFLCDALSIPTLRPYADSSAEFSKGVNFAIAGSTTLSTDFFTQFINKGHSLMWNANPESCDTQLNWFNKYIAEKGCKGIHEEACRGEMANSLFWIGEMGGNDYARLYGSHVLHKLLITQAVGHVHKLLRVILDKGARFIVVQGLPPAGCLPLHLSFCPLKDRDQYGCSNIANSLIMAHNELLQAKLEELRRKYSNAMIIYADYWKAYQTILTNYKSYQFEQPFDVCCGAGGGQFNFELNSLCGSAGTSTCKDANKYINWDGIHLTEAMYKHVSDLFFHKDHCQPSFAELIMKKKQMMMGSNP is encoded by the exons ATGGCAGATTCCAAATATTTCTTGCGTCAAATTGCATCTTTCATCCTCTTGTTCTCCATTTGCTCTCCTTCATTTGCTCATAACAAGAGCACGacaactactactactactactactcctACTCCTCCTTCAGGTTGTTCCTGTCCCTGTCCCTGTTCTTCAGGTTCTTCCCCTCCTTCAGGTTCTTTTCCACCTTTAGGTTCTCCCCCTCCTTCAGGTTCTTTTCCCCCTTCAggttctcctcctcttccttcagATTCTTCCCCTCCTTCAGGTTCTCTTCCTCCTTCAGGTTCTCCCCCTTCTCCAGGTTCTCTTCCTCCTTCAGGTTCTCCCCCTCTTCCTTCAGATTCTTCCCCTCCTTCAggttctcttcctcctcctagTTCTCCCCCTCCTCCAGGTTCTCCCCCTCCTTCAggttctcctcctcttccttcagATTCTTCCCCTCCTTCAGGTTCTCTTCCTCCTTCAGGTTCTCCCCCTCCTTCAGGTTATCCTCCTTTTCCTTCAggttctcctcctcttccttcagGTAATTCTCCCCCTTCAAGTTCACAATTCGATTTCAAAAATTGCTTCTCTAGGATTTTTGCTTTTGGAGATTCGTACACAGACACCGGAAATGCTCAGTTGATGGGAGgattccaacccttcatttcCCAACTATTTTCACAGTTCTCATCGGGTCAGTTACCTGGTTACAGACTATGTAATGGCCGCTTAGTCATTGATTTCCTATGCGATGCTCTCTCCATACCCACCTTGCGACCCTACGCAGATTCTTCTGCAGAATTCTCAAAAGGTGTGAACTTTGCGATCGCCGGATCGACGACCCTCTCAACGGACTTCTTCACTCAGTTTATTAATAAAGGTCATTCACTGATGTGGAACGCGAATCCAGAGAGTTGCGACACTCAATTAAATTGGTTCAACAAGTATATTGCAGAGAAAGGATGCAAAGGGATTCATGAGGAGGCATGCAGGGGAGAGATGGCGAATTCACTCTTCTGGATCGGTGAGATGGGTGGCAATGATTATGCTCGCCTTTATGGCTCTCATGTTCTCCATAAGCTACTAATAACACAAGCTGTTGGACATGTCCACAAACTTTTAAGG GTAATATTGGACAAGGGTGCAAGGTTTATTGTGGTTCAAGGGCTACCACCAGCAGGATGCCTTCCATTGCACTTGTCATTTTGTCCGTTGAAGGACCGTGATCAATACGGTTGCTCAAATATTGCAAACTCATTGATAATGGCACACAACGAACTTCTGCAGGCTAAGTTGGAAGAACTACGAAGAAAATATAGCAATGCTATGATCATATATGCTGATTATTGGAAAGCATATCAAACCATACTGACAAATTATAAGAGTTACCAATTTGAACAACCTTTCGATGTATGCTGTGGAGCTGGGGGTGGACAATTTAACTTTGAATTGAACAGCCTGTGTGGATCTGCAGGCACGTCCACCTGCAAGGATGCCAACAAGTATATTAACTGGGATGGGATTCACTTAACAGAAGCCATGTATAAACATGTTTCTGATCTTTTCTTCCATAAAGACCATTGTCAACCATCCTTCGCTGAGCTAATTATGAAGAAGAAACAGATGATGATGGGATCTAATCCATAG